The window GACTGCAAAGTTAAGGTTGCAAATTAAAGAGATGCACACAAGTAGACTTATTTTTACATACAAAAGGTAACAAAGTTGTAGTATTTTTTACATCCAACGTGTTATTACAACTGAATGAGGAAGAGCAAAGAGCTAACACAATAGTTTCACTACATCAAAACTAGCATGATTTTTGGTTTCAGTGCCATTACTGGACAAATAGATTGTAAACTCTCAAAAACCAGTGAAGTGGTACATATTGCAAGTGTGTAATAAATTCCAGTCTTGTGCTGACAAGCACTTAACTTGCAAATATTTTAATAGGTAGATGAGATTAGTTCGTTCTCATGTACAGTTCCAGCAAAGTCAACGAAGTTTCACAATATCAAATTGGTCGAAATTCTAGTCCAAGCAAAATATAGCAAGCTGACTGGGAATAACAAAAAACCCCTATATATCCAATTGGAAGATAGTTACCCACTGAATGATCTTTTATTCGCAAAAATGATACTACAGTCTATTTAGTTTTGATGCTCAAGTGTGATTTTCTTATTGCAACAACTATAATAAGGCGGCCACCAGAGTTCTCATGTACAGTTGGGTTAGTAATAACGTTTTCTACAATTTCATATAACGGATCATGCTTAATAAGGCGGCCACCAGAGTTCAAGATTCTTATcttctactactatagtctatagtacACAAATACTTGAATTTTGATTAGCTATCCACCAAGACTGGCGAGCAATTATACACCATTGGTTTGTTCCAGAAGATGAATATCCATCGTCTGCCAGTATGCAACCCAAGTGATCCAACGGCTGACATTTATGGGATTCGCTCCGTATGGACACGTGCCAAAACGACTGCGTGACTTTTCTGGAATCCTCGCGGCTCCAAATGCGCCCACGCACAATATCAATGGGTTTGTTCTTGTGCAAAAGTCTGCTATTTAAGATCTGTTGTGGCTATTCTGAACTTCACTGCTCTCAGTGATTGGAGGATCGGGCTATAATTAACCCTCGCAAATCAACGGGTAAACAACTAGTACCTTCCACAAATCAATCGCATCTGCGCCGCCAAAAAAATAGTATCTACACTGAACTTCCAACGGATTGGACAATAAAGTTTTGTACATCTTCAACAGGAATTTATAACACTGAAAAGAATTGTAGTATGCAACGTTGGCAGCGTCTGAATAAGCCatatcttttcaaaaaaaaataacaGTGAGCGAGGGCAGAAAACATGAATTGCCCGTGCCTTCTACTAGTAGGATTGAACAAGAAAAAGGTCATCTGGCTGATTCTTATGTGACAAATCTGGGAGGGGGAGCCTTGTTGAGTTGAGCAATTGGGACATACATACAGGGAGTTCGGTTTGTTGCAGTGGCAATGATGCCTGCAAATCTGTAGCGCTAGAGCAGTATCAGCCGCCGAATACAGTACCTCCAGATCTTGTCGATTGCAATGGGTAAGACAAATGGTAGATCGAGGTTGTCCTCGGCGTTTGGGGAACTGTACCTGGAGATTGGCTCGGACAGCGTCGCGGCGCAGCACAGGAGAGGTCCGCCCGGGCAGCCCGACCGCCGGCGACGAGACGACCAAGATTCTTCCAGTAGCCAAGGCCGCCCAGCTAGGTACATCTAGGGGCAGAAATGGAAAGCTTCCTCCAGTAACTAAGGTCGCCCATCTAGGTACAGGATCTACACCGCCGTCGCCATTGGCAAGCCATTAGGGTTGGGGATTTGTTGGACCTCAGCCGCTGCGGCTTGATTTGGAAGGAGATGACCGGTAGAAAATAAGAGGAGATCGGGAGCAAAATAACTGGAAATGAGGGACTATTTTACAAAGATGAGCGCACAGATCCCTCACTAGAATATGGGCCATCCATGTTGGATCCGACGGTCCAGGACGGTTTTTTCTATTTTTGTACCACAAGCGCGTTTTCTATTGTAGTCACTCCCAACTCATAACCCAGCGATACATTAGTTAGGTGCTGCATTACATATAGATTAACTGGTTCAAAAGTAAAGCACAGCAGTGCGAATTATACTATACATGACACAAGGCATATGGCTGCACATAGTATGCGAGACGGGTTATATATATGCGCTGGACGGTGTTGAGAGGTGGCTCTCACAGTCGATGTACGGTGAGAGAAAGACGGTTTCACCTTGCGTTTGAATGCGATTGACGCTGTCCGTCGCTCATGATGAACATCCATCAATCCATCATTGACGCTGTCCGTCGCTCATGATGAACATCCACCCCACGCGCGTGTGCTTGATTCCCATCGGCTTGGTATAATGGGCTAGTAGTGTGGGCAGAGGACTCATGGAGTGGCCCTAAAGGGAAGATATTGTAACCTGTACCCCATGCAAACCTCAAGTGACATGTATCTTCAGTGAAGTGTCTCAATTTCGCTGGTGATACTTGTCAGCTATGTATTTGATGGAATTAGATATGAGTCTCACACTAATTGTCTCAAAAAATATGGACAGAAGCCAGGTCAGTTCATAGTGCTTGATGGGTCATGATAAAGCTTGTTCCAACATGCATTGAATAGTCACCTGGGAGGCAACTTCAAGATAATTAAAATAACTTGTCTTGCCAAGTTTAAATAAAATGAAGGGTTGTACTAAAGTTCTAGTTAGGAATATCTCGCATGATCACAAATGGGCATTAATTTTAGTCAATAGAGAAACAGAAGTATCTGCTGCAACACAAACAACTCTAGATTCACTTGTTGAAACTATATCTTAACAAAAATCCAATAATCTGGGCTAAAGTATATCACCAAATAAATATAGTATCCGTCAAGATTCACGGCACTGGTCATCACTTTGAAAAATTAAGTATTACAAAATACATAACTATATTCTAGGTTCATTATACAGATAAAAGGCAACATACAAGTCGAGAGGAAAAATAGTGAAGCCGACCTGAACAACACCGACCCTCTGAGTGAGCTCATCCAGTCTCCTCCGAATCACACTTGTGGAGTGCACATTTCCATGAAACCAGACTCACACCGTAGAAGGAAAGATGTATGAAAAAGACAAGTCAAAGGCTCAAAGCTATCAGATCAAAAATAAATATAATGAATGCATCTATATCATGTGTCATGCATGTGTGAGAGTAGCTTCTCATAGTGAGTGAAAACCTTGCAGGCAATCTTGAGCATAGCAAGGGGAGACCAGGGAAACAAAAATTGAGGAATACACTAATGGCTATTAATCCAGGAAATTATAAATTCCAGACATGTGTTTCAATAGGAACATCACCGTCCTCATGGACCAAAAAGAGGGTACGAATGATAAACTATATTTAGGAATGATGCTCGTGCATACAATAATGAAGAAAATCACCACAGAAAAGAAATCCTTCCAAGTTCATTTCTCATGCGCGCACACCAATGAAATGTGAAACTGTTGTGCTTATGCCCATTTATCAAACCTCTTGCACATAAAAGCTACAATGAGAGATAAAGGGAGGGGGCTGGAGGAGGGGAAAGGAAAGATGACCGCGCCACGATGCTCCTGTAGTGCAAGTGGTCGTCATGGCACACTATGGCCAGTGTTCAGACTATACTCTCAACTCTTGTGGGAATTGCTCAGAGTAATTCAAGATCCTAAAAGAAGTCTTCAGAATAACCCAAACTCCTACATAACAATACATAAATTATTTGCGTCAGTATATGACCCTTCCAGTTTGAGAAGAGTTCAAAACTATTATACAAATTCTTGCAAGTCTTCCTACTCTACAATACTAATCTAAAGCAAAATAAAATTGTACTCAGTTTGTTCATTGTCACAGAAGAAATAATTTAGCTAATACTAAATCTAACTAAAAGGAACAATTGTAATTATTTGGCTAGGCTGCTCATTGAAACAAAATTTTCCATAAGAAGCGGACCTTGCAAAAACTTGGAATGAGTTGGGTGGATCTAAAACAGCGCATGTCTTCACGTCCTCCTGCAGTCCTTCTACCACCCCTTGTGTATCTCGTCACCTTCACATTGGCCTGCAGGTGACTGCCAGCCTGGAGGAAGAAGGCGGCGATCCTCATTATATGACCAAGTTAGATATTTAGCAACACACAAAAATCAAGTGTACATCCTACTATAGTTCTTATCCAAATACAGCCAACAAGGACATGCAACTAACTTGGTCATATACTGAAGACATGCAACTCCGCCTTCGTCCATGCAATAAGTCGAGAAGGGGGAGTTTATCACCGTGATAAGTGGAGAAGGTGACGGTTTTTATCTGTCTCCACTTATTGCACTGAAGACATGCAACTCCAACGGTCTTCTGTATTGGCCTTGTTCAATCTCTGCCTCATTTGCACCATGTAATAAAAGGAGTTCGATAACGCAATCTTCCCAGTCAATACCATCACATGGGTCTCTTTTACGTTTCTTCTTCTCAGAGTCAGGAGCGTCTGACATCTCCGCTAGATGATCTCCATACACGATATGATGATCCCTGCCATCTCGTCTCTTTCGACCCAGCTTCTTCCTGCTATTTTTTTGTGGTGGACAAGCATCTTCATTTCCATGAACAGCCGGTGAATCAATTGCATTTGCAGTGCCTGCAGCAGGAGCCTTCCTAATTGCAGCGATTCGACACTTAGCATCTTCAATTCGTGCTCTCCTCCGCTTCTGCAGCTCCAATCCAGCAGTAAACGATGGAGGAGGTGCATCATAGCCAATGTCAATATCTGCTACCTCCTCAAGCGGCATGCGCTTGGTCCGATCATCATCCAGCGAATCCATCCATGGTTCCAGCTCCAGCCCTATCCTCCGCTGCTTCCTCCTGCTAGCAACTTTCCCAACCTTCCCAAGTTCCTTTAGCTTAGAGAGCCTCTTTAAGACATTCTGGTAAGCATCTGACAAGCAATCCTCTGAGATCTTCAAATCCCCTGATTCCTTGCCCTCTTTCCCAGAATTCTCGAAATCCAAAGCATCAACATCCAGGGGAACAATCTGGAGGTACTTGGACTCGTCCTCATCAACAGATGAGTACACCTGCACAATGCCGGCGATGTCCGGAGCAAAGCTCTCAAGAAACAGTTCCGATGGGTCAGACTGTGACCGCATCTCCATGAGCCGGAGCAGCATTGGGGCATTCAGGAGCAGGTTTCTGGCATTGACGCCGGCACCCCACGGGAGCAACTTCTGCGCGACATGCACCAGCGCTTTAACGAGTTCCTTGTATCGGAGACGGCTGGTGTGCACGACCGCCGACATCTCCTGGGCAATGTCTTCCACAGAAACCTCAGCGACCCCGTTCAGCTCTGCGGCAAAGGCAATCAGGCCGGCAAGAAGTGGGAGTGGGTGCCGCCCGGTGGTGAGCGACCACTTGGAGGAGCAGCAGAGGAGAAATCTGGCTTGGGAGAGAATCGCTCTCGTCTTCTCATCACCCGCAGCGGTGGTGAGCTTGTACGAGCCTAGCACGGCGCGTTCGAGCGCGGCCTGGTAGTCGAAGGAGGGGAGGGGGGAAGGGAGAGGTGGGAGGCGATGCGGGATACGAGGTCACCGAGCGCGACCGTGGTGCAGGACGCGGCCTCGGCGGCCtcggcgagggagagagggaggcggtGAGATCGCGCGACGAGGAAGGAGCAGGCGGCGGCGAGGGCCGGGAGGAAGGTGGTGCCGACGGTGGCGAGGTTCCCGGCGGTGGCGGATTTGGCCATGCTGAGGATCTCCTCGGCGCGGGTGGGCGAGAGGCCGAGTTGGACGGCCATGGAGGTGATGACGTTGGAGGCGGCGGCAAGCTTGAGCTCGCGGTAGGGGGACTTGGAGAGGTGGCGGACGAGGGAGGCGGCGCGGAAATCAACCTGGCCGTCCTTGGTGAAGGCGGTCGGATTGTAGAACTCGGAGGCGCCGGCGTCGTGTTGGAGGCCGCAGGAGGTGCAGACGAGCGTGCCCGagcccgggtccggcaacaccgagCCCTCGCCGCACGACCAGCATCAAGAACCCATCGCGCGGGCGGTCGGCggccggcgcggcggggagggcgcagATGCTGTTACGAACCTGGCTACTTCTCAATCTTTCCCTATCTTTCCCTATCCCTATCCCTATCTCTTCCCTATTTTTTTTTACTAATAAAGTAGCGATTGCTTCTAGTCGTCCGTCGTTAGgatttttgcaaaaaagtccctccgtttttgagaaattAACTCGCAGTCCTTTAGTAAGTGAGAAAAACGTTTCGTTCAGGTTGTTTTCCCAAACTCTTCCTATAGTTTTCAATATTCAAACTGCAGTCTACCAGCACAAAAAAACACGGGCAATAAAGCAGCgattgcttctggtcgtccgtcgttaggatttttgcaaaaaagtccctctgtttttgagaaattAACCCGCAGTCCTTTATTAAGTGAGAAAAACGTTTCGTTCAGGTTGTTTTCCCAAACTCCTCCTGTAGTTTTCAATATTCAAACTGCAGTCTACCAGCACAAAAAAACACGGGCTCTCCCTCGCCTCCCGATCTCAGCCGCTAGGAGGCGACCAACCCCGGTGACGCTCGATCCGGTGCTGCGCCGGCCGCCggccgacgccggcgaggatttgcCCCCTCTCCTGACCCACGTCTCTCTCTCTGTTTCGCAAAATAGGGTTGGGCACCACCGCCGTTTTCCTGATTGAAGGCGGCCAGAGCGCCGCACTAGAGGCCCTTGTTGGGCGAAGCCCCGGATCACGGCGTTCccgcggagggagagggcggcggagTCGAGGATGGGCGCGGCAGGCGGAGCCCCGTCCTCCTTTGTCCTCTCCCGTCGAGCGCCGGATCGAAGAAGTATCAGCTCCCCCACCTCCATCCCGTCTCCTCTCCTACATCGAGAGTCGCGGAAGCACGACGCCGGCTGCGGCGGAGTGAGGAGAGCTCGTCAGGTCATCTTCTCCCTCCAAGGAAGGTTCAGGCCCAACCTCCACACCATCAGCTCCACCCCATATCTGTTTCCTGTCACGTTAGTTTCAGGTCCGCTTAATATTTTCAGGTTAGCTCATCTAAAAAATAGTTTCAGGTTAGTCTGCATAATTAAATTAGAAGTGTTATTTGGTTGTCTGTCATTGTTACTTATCCGATCTGAATCTAATGAAATATGTATTGTACCGAAGGATGGTTCAGCACCTATTTCTGTGTGATTGTCACTGTTCTAGACTTGTGGTGGATAGAATAACACAAAAGACTTGCAAGCATTACTAGCATAAACCTTGTCAGGAACCTTGCACAAGCATTTAGTAATGACCATGCTGAAAAAAACATTTAGTAGTGACTGGCGCCTTCCATGAATCCACCACCATTTTTGCTACATTGCATTACAtagtaggtttttatttctttgagAAACACTACTGCTACAGCCGTTTGCATGCCAACTGTTCGGTCAATTGCCCCAATAGACCGGAGgtaattttctgtttttttactTTGGTGTTTCCATGTTATCACGACCACTGCCACTGAACAAGACTAATCTTATAAGGAAGGCATCAATAGCGATCTCATCAATGGATTGTCACCAGAGGTATGTAATGCCTCGACTCCCCTCAAAAACAACCCTGCTGCTTTGGTTGTGAACTTGTGGTGCCTGTGTTCCTCACAGTAGTTGTTTTTGATGTTACTGTAGTTGGTACACCACTGTATGATCGATCAATTCAACTGATTTTCCTTTGTTTGCACTGCTATATAATGAATGTTACTGATTTTCCCCCCTCAGATCTACCCCTGTTTCagtttatttttctgaaaaattggtgCTACTTCTGATTGCTCACAATTTCAGTTTGGCGAATATCTATATGGTCGGTATATTTGGGGAGTAGCATCTGATGAAATATCACTGTAGTGGTATCGATTTCAATGTTATTTACCTGCCCTAGAATCTCGGAAGTGCACTTAGTTGGAAACATACATGCAACATTTACTTTTTTCTACTTATGTTACTTTCCTGCCTGGTCATCATGCCAGCTCTAGCATCCATGTATATGATTTCTCAAGGGTCATATTCTGAATAATAACGCAAGGTACTTTGAGTAAAGGTTCTGCAAATTTGTGCTCCTGGAAAGCTAGGATTTGTAGGGACAAAATGTACTCGATTGCTCGACAAAGTATGACAACAAGCTAAGAATCTGTCATATATCATGAATTTACATGGCTGCCTTGTCGGCATAATTCATATGTTTTGTTCTTTCTAATTTGTTGTCAAGTTTTGGAACACGAATCGATGGCGAACCAGCATCAGTAGTCCTTCATGTCTTCAAACCTCAGATGCCGTTGCCCAGGCCTATTTGTATATAAATCAAAGACTGAGAATATGACTGTATCACCCTGTCTTCCTACTTCATCAGTATTGCACCTATTTAATCATTACATTGGGGATGCCTTATATGTTGTATTACATGTGCTGTTTTCTTCTTCATCTAGAGACTACTTCTATTCTGCTTAGGATTGTCTTTGCCAACTGGGATGCTTGTATTAAGTAAACAACATCGGTCTCTACTCTACTCTTAAACTAACATAGTCCACAGCTGGGATGCTTAGGAAACAGTAAGAATTTCAGGCATTACCTAAAAGAGTACAATCTGGTATTCCTAGAAATTAAGGAGCTCGTAAAATTATGTTATCCATTCATTACATATCCACAAAACGTGCAATGGTTTCTGAGCAGGCACAATGTCCACACGTGTCCCAGTCCGAGGCATGAACAAAGCGTCAAAGAACAACAGTAGTACATTTCCTGGACTAAGTATCTCCTTTAATCATGGACATAAATTCTTTTATGGCTTCTTCTCCACTTTTCTTTAACAACTCAGTTTCCAACAAGGTCTCTTTGCGGTGCGACGGTGCACataattttctttccctttttgagGCACTGTTGCACATTATGCAACGAACCATATTTAGGCCGGCTTGGTTACTTATATACCAAGCTAGCTGATCAAAAGGCACACAATTAATGTACGCACGCAAGAGTTGTTGGCGGCTGAAATCATGAAGCAACGGACTGACAAATCGTGGCCAGCATACAGGCAGGCGAAGATAGCCAATGTATTTGCATGTTTTCTTGACTTATATTACAATGCATCCACAATAAAAGCTAAATTACATAATGATATTCTCCCATATACAATGAAACTTATCTTTTCATGGAATTCAGAATGTTTTTTAACAGCTCACTCATGTATATTGATCTGGGTAGTATATGTTATTCTGGTTGACATTTATCACTTAAAATTAATTGTATACTATAATGGTAATATCCAACTTGGTCCCCTTTGAATTGCTCAGGACATTTGTGTTAGATCTTCGAACTTAGTGAATTCCCCAAGCATCTTTGTAATGTTGGAATTCTCTGGCTTTTGATAAAAGAAAAGTTCAATTCTAACGGATTAGTTAAAATCCTTCAAATTTACTTTCGGTGAACCATATGATAATGGCCAATCCACTTTTACAAAGTATACAGTGACAATGTATTTCACATGATGAAATTTTGGTTTCAGGGTAAAGATATTGAATGTATGGCACTTACCTTTTTTATGGTGGGTATGT is drawn from Triticum dicoccoides isolate Atlit2015 ecotype Zavitan chromosome 6B, WEW_v2.0, whole genome shotgun sequence and contains these coding sequences:
- the LOC119324891 gene encoding plant-specific TFIIB-related protein PTF2-like; the protein is MSAVVHTSRLRYKELVKALVHVAQKLLPWGAGVNARNLLLNAPMLLRLMEMRSQSDPSELFLESFAPDIAGIVQVYSSVDEDESKYLQIVPLDVDALDFENSGKEGKESGDLKISEDCLSDAYQNVLKRLSKLKELGKVGKVASRRKQRRIGLELEPWMDSLDDDRTKRMPLEEVADIDIGYDAPPPSFTAGLELQKRRRARIEDAKCRIAAIRKAPAAGTANAIDSPAVHGNEDACPPQKNSRKKLGRKRRDGRDHHIVYGDHLAEMSDAPDSEKKKRKRDPCDGIDWEDCVIELLLLHGANEAEIEQGQYRRPLELHVFSAISGDR